In the genome of Palaemon carinicauda isolate YSFRI2023 chromosome 13, ASM3689809v2, whole genome shotgun sequence, one region contains:
- the LOC137651721 gene encoding LOW QUALITY PROTEIN: kinectin-like (The sequence of the model RefSeq protein was modified relative to this genomic sequence to represent the inferred CDS: inserted 2 bases in 1 codon) yields the protein MELAGIQAKKFERDCEAASDMELAGIQAKKFERDCEAAMKVLKNQACELKDVKRATMMLTDIHNVALKEYQSLVRVDIKRKLSEELATMMLTDIHNVALKEYQSLVRVDIKRKLSEELATMMLTDIHNVALKEYQSLVRVDIKRKLSEELATMLLTDIHNVALKEYQSLVRVDIKRKLSEELATMMLTDIHNVALKEYQSLVRVDIKRKLSEELATMMLTDIHNVALKEYQSLVRVDIKRKLSEELATMMLTDIHNVALKEYQSLVRVVDIKRKLSEVLATMMLTDIHNVALKEYQSLVRVDIKRKLSEELATMMLTDIHNVALKEYQSLVRVVDIKRKLSEELATMMLTDIHNVALKEYQSLVRVDIKRKLSEELATMMLTDIHNVALKEYQSLVRVDIKRKLSEELATMMLTDIHNVALKEYQSLVRVDIKRKLSEVLATMMLTDIQNVALKEYQSLVRVDIKRKLSEELATMMLTDIHNVALKECQSLVRVVHIKRKLSEELASLKEKYKETDKAYQKELEEFDIAFLEEITSKSKIFDDIMEELENEGLLDDXKYNKILELKIELEEPEATRLQELSEIKITNHAELEKLRNHITKLQQCQSSCAVSNMDLISSKLQAVRRRYDPKLSQLELEVTDKKAENAALKEELDSLKEVLKHQECLNAARDGSSSK from the exons ATGGAACTGGCTGGCATTCAGGCAAAGAAATTTGAAAGGGATTGCGAGGCTGCGAGTGATATGGAACTGGCTGGCATTCAAGCAAAGAAATTTGAAAGGGATTGCGAGGCTGCGATGAAGGTTTTAAAAAACCAGGCATGCGAGTTGAAGGATGTAAAGCGCGCCACTATGATGCTTACTGACATACACAATGTTGCATTGAAGGAATATCAATCTCTTGTTCGTGtcgatatcaaaagaaaattatccgaGGAGCTAGCAACTATGATGCTTACTGACATACACAATGTTGCATTGAAGGAATATCAATCTCTTGTTCGTGtcgatatcaaaagaaaattatccgaGGAGCTAGCAACTATGATGCTTACTGACATACACAATGTTGCATTGAAGGAATATCAATCTCTTGTTCGTGtcgatatcaaaagaaaattatccgaGGAGCTAGCAACTATGCTTCTTACTGACATACACAATGTTGCATTGAAGGAATATCAATCTCTTGTTCGTGtcgatatcaaaagaaaattatccgaGGAGCTAGCAACTATGATGCTTACTGACATACACAATGTTGCATTGAAGGAATATCAATCTCTTGTTCGTGtcgatatcaaaagaaaattatccgaGGAGCTAGCAACTATGATGCTTACTGACATACACAATGTTGCATTGAAGGAATATCAATCTCTTGTTCGTGtcgatatcaaaagaaaattatccgaGGAGCTAGCAACTATGATGCTTACTGACATACACAATGTTGCATTGAAGGAATATCAATCTCTTGTTCGTGTCGttgatatcaaaagaaaattatccgaGGTGCTAGCAACTATGATGCTTACTGACATACACAATGTTGCATTGAAGGAATATCAATCTCTTGTTCGTGtcgatatcaaaagaaaattatccgaGGAGCTAGCAACTATGATGCTTACTGACATACACAATGTTGCATTGAAGGAATATCAATCTCTTGTTCGTGTCGttgatatcaaaagaaaattatccgaGGAGCTAGCAACTATGATGCTTACTGACATACACAATGTTGCATTGAAGGAATATCAATCTCTTGTTCGTGtcgatatcaaaagaaaattatccgaGGAGCTAGCAACTATGATGCTTACTGACATACACAATGTTGCATTGAAGGAATATCAATCTCTTGTTCGTGtcgatatcaaaagaaaattatccgaGGAGCTAGCAACTATGATGCTTACTGACATACACAATGTTGCATTGAAGGAATATCAATCTCTTGTTCGTGtcgatatcaaaagaaaattatccgaGGTGCTAGCAACTATGATGCTTACTGACATACAGAATGTTGCATTGAAGGAATATCAATCTCTTGTTCGTGtcgatatcaaaagaaaattatccgaGGAGCTAGCAACTATGATGCTTACTGACATACACAATGTTGCATTGAAGGAATGTCAATCTCTTGTTCGTGTCGttcatatcaaaagaaaattatcagagGAGCTAGCAAGTCTGAAAGAAAAGTATAAAGAGACTGATAAGGCATATCAGAAAGAGCTTGAAGAGTTTGACATAGCTTTCCTAGAGGAGATCACAAGTAAATCAAAAATATTTGACGATATTATGGAGGAATTGGAAAATGAAGGATTGTTGGATGA GAAATATAATAAGATACTCGAGTTGAAGATAGAATTGGAAGAGCCGGAGGCAACGAGATTGCAGGAACTATCTGAAATAAAAATTACGAACCATGCTGAGCTGGAAAAACTAAGGAATCATATAACAAAATTGCAGCAATGTCAATCATCTTGTGCCGTTTCAAACATGGATCTTATTTCTAGTAAGTTGCAAGCAGTGAGACGTAGGTACGACCCCAAGCTCAGCCAATTGGAATTGGAAGTAACGGATAAGAAAGCGGAGAATGCTGCCCTGAAGGAAGAACTCGACAGTTTGAAAGAAGTTCTGAAACACCAGGAATGTCTGAACGCTGCCCGGGACGGATCAAGCTCAAAGTGA